In Candidatus Sysuiplasma acidicola, the following proteins share a genomic window:
- a CDS encoding NAD(P)/FAD-dependent oxidoreductase — protein MNSLKEDAKHVVILGAGFAGIEAAKTLSASRAARLRKIRVTLISDRNYHLFSPLLYQVASGLADPYHVIQPVRGWAGRYGIEFIEGVVKSVDLELRLVRTDVADVVFDYLILCTGSESNDFGLPGVREHALFLKKLKDGEAIRNRLLGCVESASVGTVTHDERRKLLTVVIAGGGASGIELAGTIADYLGILGNYYERLDMRKSSSIILLEADRRLAPGLDERISDVCTRVLQRKGVTLKLEAKVASIDEEGVKLQDGTRIRAATVVWTAGIKPGKVISDLAGSGVQNKDGRLLVDEKLRLPSDTHVYVAGDCSYVTGADGHALPATASTAVQEGKFAGRHIALSISGRGGGADEAFKYRDRGVMLSLGRFEGVALFGNGIFVRGFAGWIAWRFVHIALISTLRSKLGVLFDWTLAILYRRIVSRTD, from the coding sequence GTGAACAGTCTGAAAGAGGATGCGAAACATGTCGTGATTTTGGGTGCAGGCTTTGCGGGTATAGAGGCAGCTAAGACTCTATCGGCAAGCAGGGCCGCAAGATTGAGAAAAATCAGAGTAACCTTAATCAGCGACAGGAATTACCATCTTTTCTCGCCTCTCCTTTATCAGGTTGCCTCAGGTCTCGCCGATCCATACCACGTCATACAGCCCGTCCGGGGTTGGGCAGGCAGATATGGAATTGAGTTTATCGAAGGAGTTGTGAAGAGCGTGGACCTTGAGCTCAGATTAGTGCGGACAGACGTAGCAGATGTCGTATTTGATTATCTCATTCTCTGCACCGGCTCCGAATCAAACGATTTTGGATTGCCCGGAGTGAGAGAGCATGCACTCTTTCTGAAAAAACTGAAGGATGGTGAGGCGATTCGTAACAGACTTCTGGGGTGTGTCGAGAGTGCTTCTGTCGGAACGGTTACCCATGATGAGCGGAGAAAGCTGCTTACTGTTGTCATAGCGGGCGGTGGCGCATCCGGCATTGAGCTTGCGGGAACGATAGCGGATTACCTCGGAATTCTGGGCAACTATTATGAAAGGCTGGACATGAGGAAGAGTTCCAGCATCATACTTTTAGAGGCTGACAGGAGACTCGCACCCGGTTTGGATGAAAGGATTTCCGATGTCTGTACGCGTGTATTGCAGAGAAAGGGAGTTACTTTGAAACTTGAGGCGAAAGTTGCTTCGATTGACGAAGAGGGCGTAAAGCTGCAGGACGGAACGCGTATTCGTGCTGCAACAGTGGTGTGGACAGCGGGAATCAAACCAGGCAAAGTGATATCAGATTTAGCCGGAAGCGGAGTGCAGAATAAAGACGGAAGACTGCTTGTGGACGAGAAGCTCAGGCTGCCTTCCGACACGCACGTTTACGTGGCGGGTGATTGTTCTTACGTTACCGGTGCGGACGGGCATGCGCTGCCGGCTACTGCGTCGACAGCAGTGCAGGAAGGAAAATTTGCTGGACGTCACATTGCACTGAGCATATCCGGAAGAGGCGGAGGTGCGGATGAAGCGTTCAAATACAGAGACAGGGGAGTGATGCTGTCTCTGGGAAGATTTGAGGGGGTGGCATTGTTTGGAAACGGCATATTCGTTCGTGGTTTTGCCGGCTGGATCGCCTGGAGATTCGTGCACATTGCACTAATAAGCACACTCAGGAGCAAACTTGGCGTGCTCTTTGACTGGACACTTGCCATTTTATACAGAAGAATTGTGAGCAGAACAGACTAG